cattccataactgaaaacTTGTATATCCCACTCCTTTCACCCATTTTACTCATCCAATACCTTCTTCCCCTTTGGCaacaatcagtttgttctctgtacgtATAGGTCTAAatctgcattttgtttgtttattcatttggtgctttagattccacaaataaatgaaataatatggtatttgtcttccttaatctgacttatttcacttagtgtaatgccctctagttccatccatattgttgcaaatggtacaTCATCCTTTTTTACAGCTGAGtgatatttcagtgtgtgtgtgtatataaatctATATCAtatcttccttctccatttgtAAGCCTGCTACATTTGATACTGTTATATAAAATACTGTTTGCATTTATTgtgttaagaatattttttctgtcaTTAACATGTACATCATGTTATGTTAAGACCCTACATAAGATTCCAtttaatatataaactataaGTTTATGATATAACAATTCCCTAAttatagagacagaagattaaataAACAACTGCCATCAGTCACTAGCTCCATGTGGGCACTAACCTAGTAATCAGGAAATGAAGCTAGAGATCTCTGTAGTGCAGGAGGTGATATGTTGCCAACACAAAAATTCTCACTTTCCTATCTACTTGCCTTGTAATTCATACTAAAATAATCACCTGTAAAAATAATCACCTAGTATAAATCATACTAAAATAATCATCATAGGCTACAGTCAGTGGCTTATGGCTAGAAGAGATATCACCAAAAGTCTCCTAATGCTATTCTATAATGAAGCCTGTGCTTCCTTGAATGGCTTCTTCTTTGTGCTTTCCTTTTCTACACTTTCAGCCTCAGAAGTAAATCAAAGAGTAAATCCAGGAAAGGCCATTTAGAGAGATACTAGTTctgtatttgtttgcttatttaaatATTGAAGTGCTATCAATCTTCTGCTCGGTCAATCCTTTCCACCCCATCAGGATGCATGATTCATGAACTGTTCTATGTAAACTACAATAGAACAGAGGACATGGGAAATTCTAGCATGTATCTTCAGTGCTGTCCAGAAATCCAGCTGTCAACTTGCAATCcatccctcttctttctcttggatTAGTTCCTTGAAGGTGGTTTTGAATCCTAGTCCCTAATTTAGGCCATAAGAGCTCCTCTGAACTTTATAGAAGATACAGATCCCAAGCTCGAGAGCATTTTCTACCCATCTCGGCTAGCTTTCTCGTGCTTAGCATCCTGACCCCTGATTAGGTGCAGAGTACGGCGTAGGGCTCTCTTGACCTCTTGATTGCGCAAGCAGTAGATGATAGGGTTAAGCAATGGTACAATAACAGCATAAAGCACAGAAACCAGCTTGTTGGTGTCAAAAGCTGAGAGTGCCTTTGGCCGGGCATAGATGAAGATACTGGCTGCATAGAAGATGATCACAACAGTGAGGTGAGAGGCACAGGTGGAAAAGGCTTTATGGCGCCCAGCAGCTGAAGGAATGCGCACCACAGCACCAGTGATGGCCATGTAGGAGGCCCCAGTGACAGAGAGTGGCCCCAGCAAGATAAAAATGGCCAGAACAAAGTCTGTAAGCTCTGCTGTTGACATGTCAGTGCACGAAAGATTGAGCAATGGGGAAACATCACAGAAGAAGTGGTTGATGATGTTGGGTCCACAGTAGGAGAGGCgagaaatgagaaaaaccttAACCATGGAGATGCCAAAACCTCCAGCCCAGGAGCCAGCTGCCAGCTG
The genomic region above belongs to Neovison vison isolate M4711 chromosome 7, ASM_NN_V1, whole genome shotgun sequence and contains:
- the LOC122914252 gene encoding olfactory receptor 226, with product MEQRNQSGRVSEFVLLGFPAPAPLRALLFVLSLLAYVLVLTENTLIVMAIKNHPTLHKPMYFFLANMSFLEIWYVTVTIPKMLAGFVGSKNNQGQLISFEGCMTQLYFFLGLGCTECVLLAVMAYDRYVAICHPLHYAVIVSGRLCVQLAAGSWAGGFGISMVKVFLISRLSYCGPNIINHFFCDVSPLLNLSCTDMSTAELTDFVLAIFILLGPLSVTGASYMAITGAVVRIPSAAGRHKAFSTCASHLTVVIIFYAASIFIYARPKALSAFDTNKLVSVLYAVIVPLLNPIIYCLRNQEVKRALRRTLHLIRGQDAKHEKASRDG